A stretch of the Uranotaenia lowii strain MFRU-FL chromosome 3, ASM2978415v1, whole genome shotgun sequence genome encodes the following:
- the LOC129752007 gene encoding uncharacterized protein LOC129752007, with amino-acid sequence MRQVKYLGQILDGDDIRPDPEKVASIANVQPPHDVPTLRSYLGAINYYGNLNQAESNYSQVEKEDLVLVFGVTRFHRMLFGRHFILETDHKPLLQIFGSKKRIPIYTAHRLQRWALTLFLYDFEIRYISTDSCGHADVLSRLINSHVRPEVEHLIASVELEKSVRTVVDESVQAFPHSFNVVQSETKSDTSLQQVIRFVNKGWPTKKTSITDPGILQLFQRSGSASSNNSTKGTPELNECALWLEDYHGILANTGEHLDYAGPLDGNYFLILVVSYTNWPEVVRTKDITTAATLRIHRGIFARYGQPETLVTNNGTQLTSDRFESYCDTNGILHLKTAPFHTQSIGLAERGGTLDEAIDTFLLCYRTTPCRSAPGGKSPAEIMYNRNICTSLELLRQLTPCHKLPSTDLEEQFNRKHGAKARIYDPLRRQRHKPPVCSHEASAPDNQRTIYGNPRCLVTIPIGSDARRVHEGERSCPPQWESNDLYSRFKAGQRRLPGAGSLRLVLRNCEVQSARHIQHTSSI; translated from the exons ATGCGCCAAGTGAAATACTTGGGCCAAATCCTCGATGGTGATGATATCCGACCAGACCCGGAGAAGGTGGCCTCCATTGCCAATGTGCAACCTCCACACGACGTTCCGACGCTCCGGTCTTATCTGGGTGCCATAAATTATTATGGCAA CCTTAATCAAGCCGAAAGCAACTACAGTCAAGTCGAGAAGGAGGACTTGGTGCTGGTGTTCGGCGTTACGCGGTTTCATCGGATGCTGTTCGGTCGTCATTTCATCCTCGAGACCGACCACAAACCGCTCCTGCAGATATTCGGCTCGAAAAAGCGTATTCCCATCTACACCGCTCACAGGCTTCAGCGGTGGGCCCTTACTCTTTTTCTTTACGATTTCGagattcggtacatctctacagATAGCTGCGGTCACGCTGACGTACTTTCCAGGCTCATCAACAGTCACGTGCGACCAGAAGTAGAGCACCTAATCGCCAGTGTAGAGCTAGAAAAAAGCGTTCGCACCGTGGTCGACGAGTCAGTTCAAGCTTTCCCGCACTCCTTCAACGTAGTTCAAAGCGAGACCAAAAGCGACACCAGTTTGCAGCAAGTGATTCGCTTTGTCAACAAAGGCTGGCCGACCAAGAAAACCAGTATCACCGATCCCGGAATTCTACAATTATTCCAAC GTTCCGGAAGTGCGTCCTCTAACAACTCCACAAAGGGCACCCCGGAGTTGAACGAATGCGCTCTTTGGCTC GAAGACTACCATGGAATTCTGGCCAACACCGGAGAACATCTGGATTACGCCGGTCCGCTGGATGGAAACTACTTTCTCATTCTGGTGGTTTCATACACAAATTGGCCGGAAGTAGTACGGACCAAGGACATCACCACCGCAGCCACCTTGCGAATCCATCGTGGAATCTTCGCGAGATACGGTCAACCGGAAACGCTCGTTACAAACAACGGGACGCAGCTCACCAGCGACCGGTTCGAATCGTACTGCGACACAAACGGCATTCTTCACCTCAAGACAGCACCATTCCATACGCAATCCATTGGATTAGCAGAGAG GGGGGGAACCCTCGACGAAGCCATCGACACCTTTCTGCTGTGCTACAGGACCACACCGTGTCGCAGCGCTCCTGGTGGGAAATCTCCTGCCGAAATTATGTACAACCGGAATATCTGTACGTCCCTGGAACTACTTCGCCAGCTTACGCCGTGTCACAAATTACCAAGTACCGACCTGGAAGAACAATTCAATCGCAAACACGGCGCGAAAGCTCGCATCTACGATCCTCt CCGACGACAGCGCCACAAGCCACCAGTATGCAGCCACGAAGCTTCAGCACCTGACAACCAGAGGACCATCTATGGTAACCCGCGCTGCTTGGTAACCATCCCGATCGGTAGCGACGCCCGACGAGTTCACGAAGGCGAACGATCGTGTCCGCCACAATGGGAGAGCAACGACCTATACTCGCGGTTCAAGGCCGGGCAAAGGCGGCTTCCTGGTGCTGGCTCACTTCGATTAGTACTACGAAACTGTGAAGTACAAAGTGCACGACACATCCAGCACACATCCAGCATCTAA
- the LOC129757607 gene encoding uncharacterized protein LOC129757607, giving the protein MRIPLSLACACALFCVAAAAQSFKSQPAQFSNGHTSSEESVRDSVPAAAGNVAYRARPSYSSAQYSSEEEEEEPQQTFTRRQHHPQQEKKGKKASYSSEELEVEEEPDRLSLLLEKSDFHCSGRTTGYYADESLGCEVFHYCQENQKHSWICPEGFTFHQVHLICMPPSSDNICDQSSKYHFINDYLYKPINMEEHMSKPNVSLRYSERYYPESFYVDERHYDYERQQRNHEERRQPVVQNKQQSYHAPQQQTIRKQPAYNNGPTTPSNRISSSTAASVQSVYRNPEEINISLQQRRPSYSQTTPRYEEEDEYGSYERK; this is encoded by the exons GATTCCATTATCACTCGCCTGTGCCTGTGCACTGTTTTGTGTCGCAGCCGCAgctcaaagtttcaaatcacaACCAGCACAGTTCAGCAATGGCCACACCAGTTCGGAGGAATCCGTGAGAGACTCAGTGCCAGCGGCGGCCGGAAACGTAGCCTACCGGGCGAGGCCATCGTACTCATCCGCTCAGTATAGCTCCGAAGAAGAGGAGGAAGAGCCGCAGCAAACTTTCACCCGCCGACAGCATCATCCGCAGCAGGAGAAGAAAGGCAAGAAGGCGTCCTACTCCAGTGAAGAGCTCGAGGTAGAAGAAGAGCCCGATCGGTTGTCGCTGCTGTTGGAGAAATCGGACTTCCACTGTTCCGGACGCACCACCGGATACTATGCCGATGAATCTCTAGGGTGCGAAGTGTTCCACTATTGTCAGGAGAATCAGAAACATTCCTGGATCTGCCCGGAAGGCTTCACCTTCCATCAGGTGCACCTCATCTGTATGCCACCCTCGAGCGACAACATCTGCGATCAATCGTCGAAGTACCACTTCATCAACGACTACCTGTACAAACCAATCAACATGGAAGAGCACATGAGCAAACCTAATGTTTCCCTTAG ATACTCGGAACGGTACTACCCAGAGAGCTTCTATGTTGATGAGCGACACTACGACTACGAACGGCAGCAGCGCAACCACGAGGAACGTCGTCAACCGGTGGTCCAGAACAAGCAACAGTCCTATCACGCACCCCAACAGCAAACGATCCGTAAACAGCCGGCCTACAACAATGGACCAACTACGCCCTCCAATCGGATATCGTCTTCGACGGCAGCTTCAGTCCAGAGCGTGTACCGCAACCCCGAAGAGATCAATATCTCGCTGCAGCAGAGAAGGCCTTCCTACTCTCAGACGACTCCACGCTACGAAGAGGAAGACGAGTATGGAAGCTACGAGCGAAAGTAG